The Vibrio sp. 16 genome segment TTCGACTACCACGAACGACAGCATCATTTGTTGTTCGTACAACTGTTTCATCAAACGCTTTTGCGAAAGGTACAAGTAATACATTTTTTGTAATTTGGTTCCGCTCACGGTTAGCCGAATCACTTCACAAGATCTTTCAGGGCAAACTAGGTGCTCCCAGACTAATTTATCAAACTCTTGTTGACTCCGTGGCTCTTGAAGCAATGCTTCCGCAGAGAGCAGCCCCTTTTGTATCAGTGTTGTAAGTTGCTGTGTGTGGCTGATGCTTCGCCAATGTTTGCTTTGGAAAAAAGAGGAGAAGTAGAGCCAGTCTTGCATCCCGACGGCAAAGTTCACTCTTGCGGTTGAGACGAGCAGTGGATGCTCAAGCTGTGGATCTGAATAGGTGAGTAAGAAGTGTGTGCCAGACTTAGACAGTTCGATATGTTCGAGCAGCTCATACCATTGAAGTTCTAAAACCAAAGTCGACAGATTGATCATCGCCACTGCATCTTTTAGGACCATAGCGAAAGGAGAGTGAAGCGTGAAAAACAATTTCTGGTTTTGGTCGATATCGTTGACAAGGCCATCGTCATACTCTGCTTCGTTTTCCGGCAGTGCTTGCCAATGGTTTAGATTTATACGTCGAGTTTGTAGTGCTGTGTATTTTTGCTCTAGCGACCAAATTTGAAAGTGCGTCCATGCTTCAGCCCAGTGCGAAAAGTGCGCGAGCAGTAAGGATTCATAGTAACACCAATCTGAAGGCCAAAAGGTTAGGGGCGTGCGCGAGCTAACGTTGAACTCAGAAGAATTTATTTTGCTTGAAATATTATCGTCGCGCTTTTCGGGGAATCGCTCGTGAAACTGTTCGAGCCGGGATTTGAGACATTGAGAAAACAGCTGATTCGCGGAATCGCCAAATTGACTTTG includes the following:
- a CDS encoding acyl-homoserine-lactone synthase is translated as MASYDHTNSVCLSASETYSDVFYRIQSQFGDSANQLFSQCLKSRLEQFHERFPEKRDDNISSKINSSEFNVSSRTPLTFWPSDWCYYESLLLAHFSHWAEAWTHFQIWSLEQKYTALQTRRINLNHWQALPENEAEYDDGLVNDIDQNQKLFFTLHSPFAMVLKDAVAMINLSTLVLELQWYELLEHIELSKSGTHFLLTYSDPQLEHPLLVSTARVNFAVGMQDWLYFSSFFQSKHWRSISHTQQLTTLIQKGLLSAEALLQEPRSQQEFDKLVWEHLVCPERSCEVIRLTVSGTKLQKMYYLYLSQKRLMKQLYEQQMMLSFVVVEQPLMIKYYESLSLGSYCQFGSCTLVGSDNPTYKGAWVVPQMHHALTSSDYRRYKQQTLQQIKKTRHNELNHA